The Arachis hypogaea cultivar Tifrunner chromosome 19, arahy.Tifrunner.gnm2.J5K5, whole genome shotgun sequence genome has a window encoding:
- the LOC112776099 gene encoding developmentally-regulated G-protein 2: MGIIEKIKEIEAEMARTQKNKATEYHLGQLKAKIAKLRTQLLEPPKGSSGGGEGFEVTKFGHGRVALIGFPSVGKSTLLTMLTGTHSESASYEFTTLTCIPGIIHYNDTKIQLLDLPGIIEGASEGKGRGRQVIAVAKSSDIVLMVLDASKSEGHRQILTRELEAVGLRLNKRPPQIYFKKKKTGGISFNSTLPLTHVDEKLCYQILHEYKIHNAEILFREDATVDDLIDVIEGNRKYMKCIYVYNKIDVVGIDDVDRLARQPNSVVISCNLKLNLDRLLSRMWDEMGLVRVYTKPQGQQPDFSDPVVLSADRGGCSVEDFCNHIHRSLVKDVKYVLVWGISARHYPQHCGLSHVLRDEDVVQIVKKKEKEEGGRGRFKSHSNAPARISDREKKAPLKT, from the exons ATGGGTATCATTGAGAAGATCAAAGAGATTGAAGCCGAGATGGCTCGGACTCAGAAAAACAAAGCCACAG AGTATCATCTCGGGCAGCTCAAGGCAAAGATAGCCAAGTTAAGGACACAATTGTTGGAGCCTCCAAAA GGATCTAGTGGAGGTGGAGAGGGATTTGAAGTTACAAAATTTGGCCATGGGCGTGTTGCACTGATTGGATTTCCAAG TGTGGGAAAGTCAACTCTTTTGACAATGTTAACGGGCACACATTCAGAATCTGCATCTTATGAGTTCACAACTCTTACTTGCATTCCTGGCATCATACACTATAATGATACTAAAATCCAGTTGCTTGATCTTCCTGGAATTATCGAGGGTGCTTCTGAAGGCAAGGGACGTGGGAGACAG GTTATTGCTGTTGCTAAGTCTTCTGACATAGTATTGATGGTTCTTGATGCTTCAAAA AGTGAGGGCCATAGGCAAATATTGACTAGGGAGCTTGAAGCTGTGGGCTTGCGGTTGAACAAGAGACCACCTCAG ATatatttcaaaaagaaaaagactGGTGGCATCTCATTTAACAGCACTCTGCCTTTGACTCATGTGGATGAGAAGCTTTGTTATCAGATTCTGCATGAATACAAAATTCACAATGCAGAG ATTCTTTTCCGGGAGGACGCCACAGTCGATGATCTCATAGATGTCATTGAAGGAAACCGTAAATACATGAAGTGTATATATGTCTACAACAAGATAGATGTTGTTGGTATTGACGATGTGGACAGACTAGCCCGCCAACCTAATTCTGTTGTCATTAGCTGCAATTTGAAG CTGAACTTAGACAGATTACTTTCAAGGATGTGGGACGAAATGGGTCTGGTTCGAGTTTACACAAAACCCCAAGGGCAGCAGCCTGATTTCTCTGATCCTGTGGTTCTTTCCGCG GATAGAGGTGGCTGCAGTGTAGAAGACTTCTGCAATCACATACATAGAAGTTTGGTGAAGGATGTGAAGTATGTTCTCGTCTGGGGTATAAGTGCAAGGCACTACCCTCAACATTGTGGCCTTAGTCATGTTCTTCGCGATGAAGACGTGGTTCAGATCGTTAAGAAAAAG GAAAAGGAGGAGGGAGGAAGGGGCCGATTCAAGTCGCATTCCAATGCTCCGGCTCGGATATCTGACAGAGAAAAGAAGGCACCACTTAAGACATAA